In the genome of Blastocatellia bacterium, the window GTGTCCTTGGCGCGCCAATTCATCCACGAGCGCGTATCCGACTCCGTCGAGTGAGAGGATGAAATGGCGGGCCGGGGGGGATTCGAGCGAAGGTCGAGGACTCGAGCCACCGCCATGCTGTGGGTTCATCATCGCCACTCCGAGCATGAGTACGCCAAGCAGTGGCTGAATTCGAATGCGCGCCATCTTCTCAGCGAGGGAGAACGCGGCCTAGGAGGACGACTCGCGGGAGCTTTTCGCCGCCAAGAGCTCAGCGACGACACGATAGGCCGCTTCGAGCGCTTCGGACAATCGTTCCAGATCCCGTCCTCCGGCTTCGGCCAAATCGGGACGCCCGCCTCCGCGTCCGCCGATGATCGTCGCCAACGCGCGCACGATCTGGCCGGCGTCCAATGTCGGCACCAGATCGCGAGAGACGCGGACCAGAAGCGCCGCCTTCCCATCGCGCGCCTGGCCGAGGACGATGACGCCGGAAGCGAGCTTCTGGAGCAACCGATCGGCGAGCTCCCGCAACCCGGATGGATCAAGCCCCTCGACGCATTTGGTCAGGACCTTCACGCCGTTTATGTCGCGCACATCGCTCAACGCATCGGTGAGGGCTTGAGCGGCCAATCGGAGGCGCAGGGCTTCAACTTCTCGCTCCAGGCGCTTGAGTTCGGCTTGCAATCGTTCGACCTGCGCCGGCAATTCCGCTGGCGTTGTGCGCAGCATCTCGGCCAGTTCGGCGAGCCGCATCTCATCTTCCTGGAAGCGTTCGAGCGCCGCGCGCCCGCACACGGCTTCGATTCGCCGAACTCCCGCTCCGATGGACTCCTCTTTCACGATCTTGAAAAGCCCAATGTCGCCGGTTCGCGCGACGTGCGTTCCGCCACACAGCTCTTTGGAGAATCCGGGGACTTCGACGACGCGCACTCGGCTGCTGTACTTCTCGCCGAAGAAAGCGAGGGCTCCCGCCTGCAGGGCGCGCTCCAGCTCCATCTCGACCTTGGTGACCTCGATGTTGCGGAGGATTTGTTCGTTGACCACGTCCTCGATCGTTTTGATCTCTTCCGGCGTCAGCGGCGCGAAGTGCGTGAAGTCGAAGCGCAATCGGTCCGGCGCCACGAGGCTTCCCGCCTGTTTGACGTGTGGGCCAAGCACTTCGCGCAGCGCCGCATGCAGCAAGTGCGTCGCCGTGTGATGGGGACGAATGCGCTCGCGTCGCTCGACATCAATGCGCGCTCGGACGCGATCGCCTACGCGCAACTCGCCCATTTCGATTCGCGCGACGTGCGCGTACTTGATGACGGTCGCCGTCCCGTCAGCGACGAACGTTTTGGAGACCGTATCCAGGACCAACGCCCGCGCGCCTTCGCTCTCGATCACGCCCGTATCGCCCACCTGTCCTCCCGACTCCGCATAGAACGGCGTTTGATCGAGCGCGACGTCCACGAGCTGGCCCGCTGCGACGTGATCCACCGACTGCCCATTCACAAAGAGGGCGAGCACGCGTGCCTCGCACTCAGTCTGTTCGTAACCGAGGAAGCGCGTCTCGATCTCCCGCGTGATGACGACGGCCTCCGTGCCGGTGAGCTTCTCCTGCACGCTCTTCTTCCACGCGGCGAGCGCCCGCTGCCGTTGCTCCTGGAGCGCGGCTTGAAATCCTTCCCAATCCACGTCGCGACCATGTTGGGCGGCGATGTATTCGATCAAGTCCTCGCGCAGTCCGTAAGTGTCGTAGAGCGTGAAGGCATCCATCCCAGAGATTCGACGACCCGGCGTGCGCTCCAAGATCTCGTCGAATTTTCGCAAGCCGGCCGAGAGCGTGGACGTGAAGAGTTGCTCTTCGCGGCGCACGACGCGCTCGATCGTCGCACGCGCATCGAGAAGTTCGGGATAGGCCGAGGCCATCACCTGCACCACCGCGTCGGTCACGTGGTGGAAGAAGGGCGGCGAGATGCCGAGCTTCCGTCCATGCCAGAGCGCACGCCGCATGATCTTGCGCAAGACATAGGCTCGTTGCTCATTGCCCGGGAAGACGCCATCGGCCACCAAAAAGGCCGTCGCCCGCGCATGGTCGGCGATGACGCGCATGGATATGCCTTCGTCGCTCTCGCTCACATATGGGCGACCGGCCAGCTCGGCGATGCGCTCCAGCAGCGGACGAATCAAATCCGTGTCGTAATTCGACTTCACGCCCTGTAGGACGGCGGCCATGCGCTCCAAGCCCATGCCGGTATCCACGGAGGGTTTCGGCAAAGGCGTGAGCGCTCCACTCTCATCCCGATTGAATTGCATGAAGACGAGGTTCCAGATCTCGATGATGTGATCCCCTGGGCCGTTCACATATTCGGCGCGATTGAAGGCCGGATCATCCCCGATGAAGATGTGGATTTCGCTGCATGGGCCGCAGGGACCGGTGTCGCCCAT includes:
- the alaS gene encoding alanine--tRNA ligase → MWRASGHEIRRAFLEYFERHGHRIVKSSPLVLPQDPTLLFANAGMNQFKNVFLGLEERDYTRAASAQKCVRAGGKHNDLEQVGKTARHHTFFEMLGNFSFGDYFKEEAIWFAWDLLVNQWQLPLDRLWFTVYEEDEEAATLWRKVGAAPERILRFGAEENFWAMGDTGPCGPCSEIHIFIGDDPAFNRAEYVNGPGDHIIEIWNLVFMQFNRDESGALTPLPKPSVDTGMGLERMAAVLQGVKSNYDTDLIRPLLERIAELAGRPYVSESDEGISMRVIADHARATAFLVADGVFPGNEQRAYVLRKIMRRALWHGRKLGISPPFFHHVTDAVVQVMASAYPELLDARATIERVVRREEQLFTSTLSAGLRKFDEILERTPGRRISGMDAFTLYDTYGLREDLIEYIAAQHGRDVDWEGFQAALQEQRQRALAAWKKSVQEKLTGTEAVVITREIETRFLGYEQTECEARVLALFVNGQSVDHVAAGQLVDVALDQTPFYAESGGQVGDTGVIESEGARALVLDTVSKTFVADGTATVIKYAHVARIEMGELRVGDRVRARIDVERRERIRPHHTATHLLHAALREVLGPHVKQAGSLVAPDRLRFDFTHFAPLTPEEIKTIEDVVNEQILRNIEVTKVEMELERALQAGALAFFGEKYSSRVRVVEVPGFSKELCGGTHVARTGDIGLFKIVKEESIGAGVRRIEAVCGRAALERFQEDEMRLAELAEMLRTTPAELPAQVERLQAELKRLEREVEALRLRLAAQALTDALSDVRDINGVKVLTKCVEGLDPSGLRELADRLLQKLASGVIVLGQARDGKAALLVRVSRDLVPTLDAGQIVRALATIIGGRGGGRPDLAEAGGRDLERLSEALEAAYRVVAELLAAKSSRESSS